A part of Limibacillus halophilus genomic DNA contains:
- the gltB gene encoding glutamate synthase large subunit has product MEQSQEVNRPMEQGSQFVQQWKKNATVLSEQGLYDPAEEHDACGVGLVAAIDGKPRREVVQAAIDALKAVWHRGAVDADGKTGDGAGIHIQIPQDFFREHISRTGHEHHGETIGVGMVFLPRTDQAAQERCRVIVEREILNYGYKIYGWRQVPVNTDVIGDKANATRPEIEQVMISNRKGALDSQFDIDLYVIRRRIERAMSHESIKECYICSLSCRSIIYKGMFLAEQLDTFYPDLRDARFKSNFAIFHQRYSTNTFPTWWLAQPFRVLAHNGEINTLKGNVNWMKAHECRIAAPAFADTIDDLKPVVQPGSSDSAALDAVFELMVRAGRDLPMVKTMMIPEALRPDDSMPQVHKDLLSYCNAVMEPWDGPAAICGYGGRWAIAGMDRNGLRPLRYTLTGDGLLFAGSETGMVRIDEATVIEKGRIGPGEMLAIDLKLGKLYREGDIKAYLARQRPFGEWTKNTTALDDLVRRAAKGESAELSREELRRRQLSFGLTMEDMELILHPLVEDAKEAVGSMGDDTPLAVLSDRYRGLHHFFRQNFSQVTNPPIDSLRERAVMTLKTRLGNLGNILDEDETQCRLLQLDTPVLTNAEFEAMRGYMAETAAEIDCTFDPKEGEHALPDALARIRKEAEDAVRAGKEHVILSDKTMNAERAALPMILATGAVHTHLLRQQLRTFTSLNVRSGECLDVHYVAVLIGVGATTVNAYLAQEAIADRLSRGLFGEMTLSDALQRYKKAMDEGLLKIMSKMGISVLSSYRGGCNFEAVGLSRTLADEYFPGMTSRISGIGLTGIQQKVAEMHALAFRKDVVTLPVGGFYRYRRGGEAHGWQGKLMHTLQSAVASDSYTVFKRFSEGLRELPPTSLRDLLDFKNEGRQPVPLEEVESVTSIRKRFVTPGMSLGALSPEAHGVLNIAMNRIGAKSDSGEGGEDPARFKPHPNGDNENSAIKQVASGRFGVTAEYLNQCREIEIKVAQGAKPGEGGQLPGFKVTEMIAKLRHATPGVMLISPPPHHDIYSIEDLAQLIYDLKQINPDARVCVKLVARSGIGTIAAGVAKAKADVILISGHNGGTGASPQTSIKYAGIPWEMGLSEVHQVLTLNRLRNTVRLRTDGGIKTGRDVVIAALLGAEEYGVGTASLIAMGCIMVRQCHSNTCPVGVCTQDPRLRERFSGSPEKVVNLFSFIAEEVREILSSLGARSLDEIVGRTDLLKQVSRGAEHLDDLDLNPLLVTAESHDLPVTCTMEGRNEVPDTLDAQILNDAQQLFRDGEKTQLQYNIRNVQRAIGTRLSAHITRRFGMTGLQPGHVTLRLRGSAGQSLGAWAVQGLKLEVLGDANDYVGKGLSGGTIVVRPLASSPLETERNTIIGNTVLYGASAGELFAAGQAGERFCVRNSGATAVIEGCGSNGCEYMTGGMAVILGSVGYNFAAGMTGGMAFVYDRDNVLPVRINDESVIMQRIEVPHYEAVLKGLVERHATETQSRYAERLLIDWEAEVGHFWQIVPKEMLSRLEKPVRASEVGEARA; this is encoded by the coding sequence ATGGAACAGAGCCAGGAAGTGAACCGGCCGATGGAACAAGGATCGCAGTTTGTCCAGCAATGGAAAAAGAATGCCACGGTATTGTCCGAGCAGGGCCTTTATGACCCTGCCGAGGAGCACGATGCCTGTGGCGTTGGCCTGGTTGCCGCCATTGACGGAAAGCCCCGCCGCGAGGTCGTTCAGGCTGCCATTGATGCGCTGAAGGCCGTTTGGCACCGGGGCGCGGTGGATGCGGACGGCAAGACGGGCGACGGCGCCGGCATTCATATCCAGATTCCGCAAGATTTCTTCCGTGAGCACATTTCCCGGACAGGACACGAGCATCATGGCGAAACCATCGGTGTGGGCATGGTTTTCCTACCGCGCACGGATCAGGCTGCGCAGGAGCGCTGCCGTGTGATCGTGGAGCGTGAAATTCTCAATTACGGCTACAAGATTTACGGCTGGCGTCAGGTGCCGGTGAACACCGATGTGATTGGCGACAAGGCGAATGCCACGCGCCCCGAGATCGAGCAGGTCATGATCTCGAACCGCAAGGGGGCACTGGACAGTCAGTTCGATATCGACCTCTATGTGATTCGGCGCCGGATCGAGCGGGCAATGAGCCATGAATCGATCAAGGAGTGTTATATCTGTTCGCTGTCCTGCCGCTCGATCATCTACAAGGGCATGTTCCTTGCCGAACAACTCGACACCTTCTATCCCGATCTTCGAGATGCCCGGTTCAAATCGAACTTTGCAATATTCCACCAGCGCTATTCGACCAACACTTTCCCGACTTGGTGGCTGGCGCAGCCCTTCCGCGTACTTGCCCACAACGGCGAGATCAACACGCTCAAGGGCAACGTCAACTGGATGAAGGCCCACGAATGCCGCATCGCCGCGCCGGCCTTTGCGGATACCATTGATGACCTGAAACCGGTCGTCCAACCGGGTAGTTCCGATTCAGCCGCGCTGGATGCCGTTTTCGAGTTGATGGTCAGGGCTGGCCGTGACCTGCCGATGGTCAAGACGATGATGATCCCGGAAGCCCTGCGACCGGACGATTCCATGCCGCAGGTGCACAAGGATTTGCTCAGTTACTGCAATGCGGTCATGGAACCATGGGACGGCCCGGCGGCGATCTGCGGATATGGCGGACGGTGGGCGATAGCCGGAATGGACCGCAACGGGTTGCGGCCTTTGCGCTACACGCTCACCGGCGATGGGCTGCTTTTTGCGGGCTCTGAAACCGGTATGGTTCGCATTGACGAGGCGACGGTAATCGAAAAGGGCCGTATTGGGCCCGGCGAGATGCTGGCGATTGATTTGAAACTGGGCAAGCTTTATCGGGAAGGCGACATCAAAGCCTATCTCGCGAGGCAAAGACCCTTCGGCGAGTGGACCAAGAACACGACGGCGCTCGATGACTTGGTGCGCCGCGCCGCAAAGGGTGAAAGTGCGGAATTGAGTCGCGAAGAGCTGCGCCGCCGCCAACTATCCTTCGGTCTCACCATGGAGGACATGGAGTTGATTCTTCATCCCTTGGTGGAGGACGCCAAGGAGGCGGTAGGCTCTATGGGCGACGATACGCCGCTTGCGGTTTTGTCGGATCGTTACAGGGGGCTGCACCACTTCTTCCGGCAGAACTTCAGCCAGGTGACCAACCCACCTATCGATTCTCTGCGCGAGCGGGCGGTGATGACGCTCAAGACCCGGCTTGGCAACCTCGGCAACATCTTGGACGAGGACGAAACCCAGTGTCGGCTGCTGCAGCTCGACACGCCGGTGCTGACCAATGCCGAGTTTGAGGCCATGCGCGGCTACATGGCCGAAACCGCCGCTGAGATCGACTGCACCTTCGACCCGAAAGAGGGCGAACATGCGTTGCCGGACGCCTTGGCGCGCATCCGCAAGGAAGCCGAGGATGCGGTGCGGGCGGGCAAGGAGCATGTCATTCTTTCCGACAAAACGATGAATGCCGAGCGCGCAGCCCTGCCGATGATCCTGGCGACTGGAGCGGTGCATACGCACCTGCTGCGCCAGCAATTGCGCACTTTCACCTCGCTCAATGTGCGTTCGGGCGAGTGCCTTGACGTGCATTACGTCGCCGTCTTGATCGGTGTCGGCGCCACAACGGTGAATGCCTACCTCGCACAAGAGGCGATCGCGGACCGTTTGAGCCGCGGTCTGTTCGGCGAGATGACTCTGAGCGATGCTCTGCAGCGCTATAAGAAGGCGATGGACGAAGGTCTGCTGAAGATCATGTCCAAAATGGGAATATCCGTTCTTTCATCGTATCGCGGCGGCTGTAATTTCGAAGCCGTTGGTCTGTCTCGTACCCTGGCGGACGAATACTTTCCGGGTATGACCAGCCGCATTTCCGGCATCGGCCTGACGGGCATTCAGCAGAAGGTCGCGGAGATGCACGCCCTGGCCTTCCGCAAGGATGTGGTCACGTTGCCGGTGGGAGGCTTCTACCGCTATCGCCGGGGCGGCGAGGCGCACGGCTGGCAGGGAAAGCTGATGCATACCCTGCAAAGCGCGGTGGCGAGCGATTCCTACACCGTCTTCAAGCGTTTCTCGGAGGGTCTGCGGGAACTGCCGCCGACGTCGCTACGCGACTTGCTTGATTTCAAGAATGAAGGTCGTCAACCCGTGCCGCTGGAGGAGGTGGAGTCCGTCACGTCCATTCGCAAGCGTTTCGTTACGCCGGGCATGTCGCTGGGCGCCCTGTCACCCGAGGCGCACGGTGTTTTGAACATTGCGATGAACCGCATCGGGGCGAAGTCCGATTCCGGTGAAGGCGGCGAAGACCCGGCGCGCTTCAAGCCGCACCCTAACGGTGACAACGAAAACTCTGCGATCAAGCAGGTAGCCTCAGGTCGTTTTGGCGTAACTGCCGAGTATCTGAACCAGTGCCGTGAGATCGAGATCAAGGTCGCCCAAGGTGCCAAGCCCGGTGAAGGCGGCCAGCTTCCCGGTTTCAAGGTTACCGAGATGATCGCCAAACTCCGTCATGCGACGCCGGGCGTCATGCTGATTTCGCCACCACCGCACCACGATATCTATTCGATCGAGGATCTGGCGCAGCTTATTTACGATCTGAAGCAGATAAATCCGGATGCGCGGGTCTGCGTAAAACTGGTCGCGCGTTCGGGCATCGGAACGATTGCGGCCGGCGTTGCCAAGGCAAAGGCAGACGTAATCCTCATTTCCGGGCATAACGGCGGCACCGGTGCCAGCCCGCAAACCTCGATCAAGTACGCCGGAATCCCCTGGGAGATGGGGCTTTCGGAGGTACACCAGGTGCTCACACTCAATCGTTTGCGCAATACCGTGCGCCTGCGTACGGACGGTGGCATCAAGACCGGGCGCGATGTCGTTATTGCCGCTTTGTTGGGCGCCGAAGAGTATGGTGTCGGCACGGCTTCCCTGATCGCCATGGGCTGCATCATGGTGCGTCAGTGCCATTCCAACACCTGTCCGGTTGGCGTCTGCACTCAGGATCCGCGCTTGCGCGAACGCTTCAGCGGCTCCCCCGAGAAGGTGGTGAACCTCTTCTCCTTTATCGCCGAGGAAGTGCGCGAAATCCTCTCATCCCTGGGTGCGCGGTCTCTCGACGAGATTGTTGGGCGAACCGATCTGCTCAAGCAGGTGAGCCGGGGCGCGGAGCACCTGGACGATCTGGATCTCAATCCTCTGTTGGTAACGGCGGAATCGCACGATCTGCCGGTGACCTGCACGATGGAGGGCCGCAACGAGGTCCCCGACACCCTGGACGCGCAGATTCTCAACGATGCGCAGCAACTCTTCCGGGATGGCGAGAAGACCCAATTGCAATACAACATCCGCAATGTTCAGCGGGCCATCGGGACCAGGCTTTCCGCCCACATCACCCGCAGGTTCGGCATGACCGGACTGCAACCCGGCCACGTGACACTGCGGCTGCGCGGTTCCGCAGGCCAGTCACTCGGAGCCTGGGCCGTTCAGGGCCTGAAGCTGGAAGTACTCGGCGACGCCAACGATTACGTGGGCAAGGGGTTGTCCGGCGGCACTATCGTAGTGCGACCGTTGGCCTCCAGCCCATTGGAGACCGAGCGCAACACGATCATCGGCAACACGGTTCTTTACGGCGCCTCGGCCGGGGAGCTCTTCGCTGCCGGTCAGGCCGGAGAACGTTTCTGCGTCCGCAACTCCGGCGCGACGGCGGTGATCGAGGGTTGCGGCTCCAACGGCTGCGAATACATGACCGGCGGTATGGCCGTGATCCTGGGTTCGGTCGGCTACAACTTCGCAGCCGGGATGACCGGCGGTATGGCCTTCGTCTATGACCGCGACAACGTCCTGCCGGTCCGCATAAACGATGAGAGTGTCATCATGCAGCGCATCGAGGTTCCGCATTACGAAGCGGTGCTAAAGGGATTGGTCGAACGCCACGCCACCGAAACTCAGTCGCGCTATGCCGAGCGCTTGTTGATAGACTGGGAGGCCGAGGTCGGGCATTTCTGGCAGATCGTGCCTAAGGAAATGCTGTCCCGGTTGGAAAAACCGGTGCGGGCCAGCGAGGTTGGCGAAGCGCGCGCCTGA
- a CDS encoding ribonuclease D has translation MSVTVHSFDIPEGLDFGNSLAVDTETLGLNLNRDRLCVVQLSSGDGTAHLVHFPEPRYDAPNLKKLLGDPGVTKIFHFARFDLAVLRRDLGVTCRPVYCTKVASKLVRTFTDRHGLRDLCRDILGVEISKQQQSSDWGAAELNDAQVAYAASDVLHLHALREHLDAMLRRDDRAALAQACFDFLPWRAELDLAGWPDVDVFAHA, from the coding sequence ATGTCGGTCACTGTTCACAGCTTCGATATCCCGGAAGGGCTAGACTTCGGAAACAGCCTGGCGGTGGATACGGAAACCCTGGGCTTGAACCTCAATCGTGACAGACTGTGTGTCGTACAGTTGTCTTCGGGCGATGGGACAGCGCACCTTGTGCATTTTCCCGAGCCACGATACGACGCTCCGAATCTCAAAAAACTGCTGGGCGACCCCGGCGTAACCAAGATTTTCCACTTTGCGCGCTTTGATCTTGCCGTTCTGCGTCGCGACCTGGGGGTGACCTGCCGACCGGTCTACTGCACCAAAGTTGCCTCTAAGCTCGTGCGTACTTTCACGGACCGTCATGGCCTGCGCGATCTTTGCCGCGATATTCTTGGCGTGGAGATCTCCAAGCAACAGCAGTCATCTGACTGGGGCGCTGCCGAACTGAATGACGCCCAAGTCGCCTATGCGGCCTCTGACGTCCTGCATTTGCATGCCTTGCGGGAACACCTGGACGCGATGTTGCGGCGCGACGACCGCGCGGCGCTCGCGCAAGCCTGCTTCGATTTCCTCCCCTGGCGCGCTGAGCTTGATCTTGCCGGTTGGCCCGACGTGGATGTTTTTGCGCACGCTTGA
- a CDS encoding KpsF/GutQ family sugar-phosphate isomerase, giving the protein MNSEPHNQADNGDTAAREGDLEVARRVLHTECDGLRALADSLDSHFSDAVDLLHKLSGRLVVTGMGKSGHIGRKIAATLASTGTPALFVHPGEASHGDLGMITQGDAVLALSNSGNTAELTDIIAFTRRFGIPLIGMTARADSQLAEQSDTCLLLPKTAEACPMGLAPTTSTTLMLALGDALAVALLDRRGFSADDFHVLHPGGSLGRKLVRVVDIMHGPEELPLCNRDTPMSEAIVTMTTKTFGCIGVVDDAGRLTGIITDGDLRRHMGDALLSQAAGAVMTAAPKTIRKEALAAEALGVMNRGLITSLFVVGDDRPIGIVRMHDCLRAGVA; this is encoded by the coding sequence ATGAACAGTGAGCCGCACAATCAAGCGGACAACGGTGATACGGCCGCACGCGAGGGCGATCTGGAAGTAGCCCGCCGCGTGTTACACACGGAATGCGACGGACTGCGCGCCCTTGCCGATTCCCTGGATAGTCATTTTTCGGACGCCGTGGATCTTCTGCATAAACTGAGCGGTCGCCTGGTGGTGACCGGCATGGGTAAGAGCGGCCATATCGGACGCAAGATTGCCGCCACCCTGGCCTCCACGGGGACACCGGCGCTGTTTGTACACCCCGGCGAAGCCAGCCACGGCGATCTTGGCATGATAACCCAGGGTGACGCGGTCCTGGCGCTGTCCAATTCGGGCAACACGGCGGAGCTCACTGACATTATCGCCTTTACGCGACGGTTCGGCATTCCATTAATCGGCATGACCGCGCGCGCCGATTCCCAGCTTGCCGAACAGTCGGATACCTGTTTGCTGCTTCCCAAGACAGCCGAAGCCTGCCCGATGGGATTGGCGCCGACGACATCGACAACCTTGATGCTGGCGCTGGGCGATGCCTTGGCGGTCGCGCTACTTGACCGACGGGGTTTCTCAGCGGATGACTTCCATGTTCTGCATCCGGGCGGAAGCCTGGGCCGTAAGTTGGTGCGTGTCGTCGACATCATGCATGGTCCCGAAGAGTTGCCGCTTTGCAACCGCGACACCCCCATGAGCGAGGCGATCGTGACCATGACCACGAAGACTTTTGGCTGTATCGGCGTCGTCGACGATGCCGGGCGTCTCACAGGTATCATTACCGACGGCGACCTGCGCCGCCATATGGGCGATGCGCTGTTATCGCAAGCTGCCGGTGCGGTGATGACAGCCGCACCCAAGACCATCCGCAAGGAGGCGCTAGCCGCAGAGGCGCTGGGCGTGATGAATCGCGGATTGATTACCAGCCTGTTCGTGGTGGGCGACGATCGTCCCATCGGTATCGTGCGCATGCATGACTGCTTGCGCGCAGGCGTCGCCTGA
- a CDS encoding NAD(P)-dependent oxidoreductase has product MANKMLRFVDLEKSMPDKREADSRRQDFDEIYEDYMPAAAAEQAARCSQCGVPYCQVHCPLHNNIPDWLKLTAEGRVQEAYELSQQTNNFPEICGRICPQDRLCEGNCVIEKAGHGTVTIGSIEKYITDTAWEEGWVKPVRPLAEKPQSVGIIGAGPAGLAAAEELRRQGYKVEVYDRYDRIGGLMVYGIPSFKLEKDVVARRAKLIADAGVIYHTDCAVGETLAFEELREKHDAILVATGVYKARDMKAPGIGLDNIVPALDYLIASNRKGLGDAVQAFDDGSLNAAGKRVVVIGGGDTAMDCVRTAVRQGAEAVSCLYRRDRANMPGSQREVANAEDEGIDFQWLSAPEAFLGESEVSAVRALKVRLGAADATGRQTPQLVEGSQFTIKADLVIKALGFDPEDLPKMFDVPELQVTKWGTLKADFRTFETSLEGVFAAGDILRGASLVVWAVRDGRDAAEQIQKFLERKASRREVVAA; this is encoded by the coding sequence ATGGCAAACAAGATGCTGCGCTTCGTTGATCTCGAAAAATCCATGCCCGACAAGCGCGAGGCCGATAGTCGCAGGCAGGATTTCGATGAAATCTATGAAGATTACATGCCCGCCGCCGCGGCAGAGCAGGCTGCCCGCTGTTCCCAGTGCGGTGTACCTTATTGTCAGGTTCATTGCCCGCTCCACAACAACATTCCCGATTGGTTGAAGTTGACGGCGGAAGGCCGGGTTCAGGAAGCCTACGAACTTAGTCAGCAGACTAACAACTTTCCCGAAATCTGTGGCCGCATATGCCCCCAGGACCGCTTGTGCGAGGGAAATTGCGTGATCGAAAAGGCTGGGCACGGGACGGTCACCATCGGATCAATCGAGAAGTACATTACCGATACGGCTTGGGAAGAAGGTTGGGTCAAACCAGTCCGCCCATTGGCAGAAAAGCCGCAGTCCGTCGGAATCATCGGTGCGGGACCGGCCGGGCTGGCTGCTGCCGAGGAGTTGCGACGCCAGGGTTACAAAGTAGAAGTATATGATCGCTACGACCGCATCGGCGGGTTGATGGTCTACGGCATTCCAAGCTTCAAACTTGAAAAGGATGTGGTCGCCCGCCGCGCGAAGCTGATCGCCGATGCCGGGGTGATCTATCACACAGATTGCGCTGTCGGGGAGACGCTCGCGTTCGAAGAGCTTCGCGAGAAACACGACGCCATTTTGGTAGCAACTGGTGTTTACAAGGCGCGGGACATGAAGGCGCCAGGTATTGGTCTGGACAATATCGTCCCGGCATTGGATTACCTGATCGCCTCGAACCGCAAGGGTTTGGGTGACGCGGTGCAGGCTTTTGATGACGGTAGCCTCAATGCTGCTGGCAAGCGGGTTGTTGTTATCGGCGGTGGCGATACGGCGATGGATTGCGTGCGTACCGCCGTGCGTCAAGGCGCCGAAGCGGTCAGCTGTCTTTACCGACGTGATCGGGCCAACATGCCCGGATCGCAGCGCGAGGTCGCCAATGCTGAGGATGAGGGTATTGATTTCCAGTGGCTGTCGGCACCCGAGGCCTTTCTGGGCGAGAGCGAAGTTTCCGCCGTGCGGGCGCTGAAGGTACGGTTGGGCGCGGCCGACGCGACCGGACGTCAGACTCCGCAGCTTGTTGAAGGGTCACAGTTCACGATCAAGGCGGACCTCGTGATCAAGGCGTTGGGTTTTGACCCGGAGGACCTCCCAAAGATGTTTGACGTTCCCGAATTGCAGGTCACCAAATGGGGCACGCTCAAGGCGGATTTCAGGACTTTCGAAACGAGCCTGGAAGGCGTTTTCGCCGCAGGCGATATTCTTCGCGGGGCATCGCTCGTGGTCTGGGCCGTGCGTGATGGGCGTGATGCGGCGGAACAGATTCAAAAGTTCCTGGAACGGAAGGCCAGCCGTCGCGAAGTGGTTGCGGCGTGA
- a CDS encoding GFA family protein: MKLQGSCHCGAVHFRLRSAHPYPFNRCYCSICRKTQGGGGYAINLSGQAASLRVEGEEFISVYQAQVGVAADGSPEISSAERRFCKRCGSGLWLWDPRWPDLIHPFASAIDTELPAAPEHTHLMLGSKPEWVPLDSRPQDRCFQEYPEESIADWHRRLGLEVEVGSGSQ, encoded by the coding sequence ATGAAGCTACAAGGGTCCTGCCACTGCGGCGCGGTGCATTTCCGCCTGCGATCTGCGCATCCCTATCCTTTCAATCGCTGTTATTGCTCGATCTGCCGCAAAACCCAGGGGGGTGGTGGCTATGCGATTAACCTCTCCGGACAGGCGGCCAGCCTAAGGGTCGAGGGTGAAGAGTTCATCTCGGTTTATCAGGCTCAGGTCGGCGTTGCCGCCGATGGGTCACCCGAGATAAGTTCTGCCGAGCGTCGCTTCTGCAAGCGTTGTGGAAGTGGTCTTTGGCTTTGGGACCCGCGGTGGCCGGACCTGATCCATCCCTTTGCTTCGGCCATCGACACCGAGCTGCCCGCCGCGCCGGAACACACACACTTGATGCTGGGCTCCAAGCCGGAATGGGTGCCCCTGGACAGCCGGCCCCAAGACCGCTGTTTCCAGGAGTACCCGGAAGAATCAATTGCCGACTGGCATCGGCGCCTGGGGCTGGAAGTGGAAGTCGGTTCCGGCAGCCAGTAG
- a CDS encoding complex I NDUFA9 subunit family protein: MGTRQVTVFGGSGFIGRYVVERLADQGWVVRVAVRNPRRADFLKPLGNVGQIVPMRAPLQDGNAVQAAVEGADAVINLTGILYQQGAQTFAAVQAEGAKLIADAAVAAGVGTFVHVSAIGADAQSASAYARTKAAGEQAVRDAFPEATILRPSIVYGPEDDFFNRFAVMARLSPALPLIGGGRTRFQPVYVCDVADAVVTALTLPAARGNLYELGGPKTYSFKELLAYILEVTGRRCCLVTLPRNMALLKASVLERLPGAPLLTRDQVKLLDHDNVVSEGAAGLTDLGITPTALEGIVPEYLLRYRKGGRLTADAA; the protein is encoded by the coding sequence ATGGGCACGCGGCAGGTAACGGTCTTCGGCGGATCGGGCTTCATCGGCCGCTATGTCGTCGAGCGCTTGGCCGACCAGGGTTGGGTTGTCCGGGTTGCCGTACGCAATCCGCGTCGCGCCGATTTCCTGAAGCCTTTGGGAAATGTTGGGCAGATCGTCCCGATGCGGGCTCCTCTTCAAGATGGCAATGCCGTGCAGGCCGCCGTTGAGGGCGCCGACGCCGTCATCAACCTCACAGGCATTCTCTATCAGCAAGGTGCTCAAACCTTTGCGGCCGTGCAGGCTGAAGGTGCAAAGCTCATTGCCGACGCGGCGGTGGCGGCGGGCGTGGGCACTTTCGTCCATGTTTCCGCGATAGGGGCTGATGCGCAATCGGCCTCCGCTTATGCCCGGACCAAGGCGGCGGGCGAGCAGGCGGTGCGGGATGCCTTTCCTGAAGCGACGATTCTACGGCCCTCGATCGTCTATGGCCCAGAGGACGATTTTTTCAACCGCTTCGCTGTGATGGCGCGGTTGTCTCCGGCGCTACCCTTAATCGGCGGCGGCAGAACGCGCTTTCAGCCGGTTTATGTTTGTGATGTGGCAGATGCTGTCGTGACGGCGCTGACGTTGCCGGCGGCGCGGGGAAATCTCTACGAGTTAGGGGGGCCGAAAACCTACAGCTTCAAGGAGCTGTTGGCCTATATTCTGGAGGTTACAGGACGGCGTTGTTGTCTTGTGACCCTGCCGCGCAACATGGCGCTGCTCAAGGCGAGCGTGCTTGAGAGGCTTCCGGGCGCTCCCTTGCTGACCCGGGATCAGGTCAAGCTGCTCGACCACGACAATGTTGTCAGCGAAGGTGCGGCAGGTTTGACGGACCTAGGGATCACGCCGACGGCGCTAGAAGGTATTGTTCCCGAGTATCTCTTGCGCTACCGCAAAGGCGGTCGCCTGACGGCCGACGCCGCCTAG
- a CDS encoding glutathione S-transferase family protein produces MYRLYDDPISGNGYKVRLALAQLRIDYRYHALDVLRGETRQPTFLTKNPLGKIPVLETPDGRFLSESNAILWYLAGAHPAGRSFGPATPDEEYETLRWMFFEQYSHEPNIAVARFWRHLPEMSELQRKMLPERLEKGYQALAVMEKHLAGADYFVGNRYGIADIALYAYSHVAEEGGFDLSVYPALGAWLKRVARQPNHVAITDVPAAAGTAA; encoded by the coding sequence ATGTATCGTCTCTACGACGACCCGATCTCAGGCAACGGTTACAAGGTGCGTCTGGCGCTGGCGCAGTTGCGCATCGACTATCGGTATCACGCTCTGGATGTCCTAAGGGGCGAGACCCGGCAGCCGACATTTTTGACCAAGAACCCGCTCGGCAAAATTCCGGTCCTTGAAACACCCGACGGCCGCTTTCTTTCAGAATCTAACGCGATCCTGTGGTATCTGGCAGGCGCCCATCCAGCCGGCCGGTCATTCGGCCCGGCGACGCCGGATGAAGAATATGAAACGCTGCGCTGGATGTTTTTCGAGCAATACAGCCACGAGCCGAATATCGCCGTTGCCCGCTTCTGGCGTCATCTCCCGGAGATGAGCGAGTTGCAGCGCAAGATGCTGCCCGAGCGTTTGGAAAAGGGCTACCAAGCCCTAGCGGTAATGGAGAAGCACCTAGCCGGCGCGGATTACTTCGTGGGGAACAGATACGGCATCGCAGATATCGCGCTTTATGCCTACAGCCATGTCGCCGAAGAGGGCGGGTTCGACCTTTCAGTCTATCCGGCGCTTGGCGCCTGGCTGAAACGAGTTGCCCGTCAGCCAAACCACGTCGCCATTACAGATGTACCAGCCGCCGCCGGAACCGCGGCTTAG
- a CDS encoding undecaprenyl-diphosphate phosphatase: protein MPILHLLILALVQGITEFLPISSSGHLILAWAVFDAEGLPGLSQSDAHRLVIDIAVHVGTLGAVCLYFWRDLSGAIAGFFKLIAGGRGPMPRLALALIIGTLPVVVVGFVAKDLVANSLRSIEIIAWTTFGFGLLLYFADRIGLTVRRLEHITVVQALIIGLAQVLALVPGTSRSGITMTAARFLGYERQEAARFSLLLSIPTILGAGTLAGLDLAKAEDAQLTADALIAAGLSFVMALIAIAAMMAWLKRFSFTPFVWYRLGLAGLLFWLVYGNSGLLPV, encoded by the coding sequence TTGCCTATTCTGCATCTCCTGATCCTGGCGCTCGTTCAAGGAATCACAGAGTTTTTGCCAATATCGTCTTCAGGCCATTTAATCCTGGCCTGGGCCGTCTTCGATGCCGAAGGCCTTCCCGGACTGTCTCAGAGCGACGCACATCGCCTCGTCATCGACATAGCGGTCCACGTTGGCACCCTGGGTGCCGTTTGCCTTTACTTCTGGCGCGACCTATCGGGCGCGATAGCGGGGTTCTTCAAGCTGATTGCAGGGGGGCGCGGGCCGATGCCGCGTTTGGCGCTGGCGCTTATCATAGGCACCCTGCCGGTCGTGGTGGTCGGTTTCGTCGCCAAGGACCTCGTTGCCAATAGCCTACGGAGCATAGAGATCATCGCCTGGACGACTTTCGGGTTCGGCCTGCTTTTGTACTTCGCCGACCGCATCGGTCTGACGGTCAGGCGGTTGGAGCACATCACCGTAGTGCAAGCCCTGATCATCGGACTCGCGCAGGTGTTGGCGCTGGTTCCCGGGACCAGCCGATCTGGAATCACGATGACCGCCGCACGATTTCTGGGCTACGAACGGCAAGAGGCAGCGCGCTTCTCCCTCTTGCTGTCCATCCCGACAATCTTGGGGGCCGGCACACTCGCAGGCCTGGATCTTGCCAAAGCCGAAGATGCGCAACTAACCGCCGATGCCTTGATCGCCGCGGGCCTTTCTTTCGTTATGGCTCTCATTGCAATTGCGGCGATGATGGCTTGGCTGAAGCGCTTCAGCTTTACACCTTTTGTCTGGTATCGCCTTGGCCTCGCGGGCCTGTTGTTCTGGCTGGTCTATGGCAACAGCGGGCTATTGCCAGTGTAG